The following coding sequences are from one Musa acuminata AAA Group cultivar baxijiao chromosome BXJ1-6, Cavendish_Baxijiao_AAA, whole genome shotgun sequence window:
- the LOC103987251 gene encoding transcription factor TCP20-like isoform X1 translates to MSIWFFFCFHLLLRSLFPFPPTPPPARGESSDIPSPRPFKAHKTLASLQSLHHKVSPKLPQALVVGSAVQESIDRQVVMASQPNVDAQLQATVEKGEQRRHLAPKRSSNKDRHTKVEGRGRRVRMPALCAARIFQLTRELGHKTDGETIQWLLQQAEPSIIAATGSGSIPALVLTSSSAGASSTPTASATASVGLHHYNLQELGQSRANWATPGSHLGRSHPEFWMTPVDGSNASFLQSATAAVPLVSNMPRFGFSGLELPTSGINPMTFVPLLGGQRQPMPGLEFSVSQHGQVGIFKPQPLSQFYQHIAQGSGNSAGSYQLQQQEQEQQPSLTSDENSEGSTQ, encoded by the exons ATGAGCATCTGGTTCTTCTTCTGTTTTCATCTCCTTCTCCGTTCTCTCTTTCCCTtcccccccaccccaccccccgcCCGCGGCGAATCCAGTGACATTCCCTCGCCAAGGCCGTTTAAAGCCCACAAAACATTAGCATCTCTGCAATCTTTGCACCATAAG GTTTCCCCGAAGCTGCCCCAGGCACTGGTGGTGGGCTCGGCTGTCCAAGAGAGCATAGACCGGCAGGTGGTGATGGCCTCCCAACCTAACGTGGATGCCCAACTGCAAGCCACAGTAGAGAAGGGGGAGCAAAGGCGGCACCTTGCGCCGAAGCGGAGCTCCAACAAGGACCGCCACACCAAGGTTGAGGGCCGCGGTCGCCGGGTCCGTATGCCCGCCCTATGCGCTGCGCGCATCTTCCAGCTCACCCGCGAGCTCGGGCACAAGACCGACGGCGAGACCATCCAGTGGCTTCTCCAACAGGCGGAGCCCTCCATCATCGCCGCCACGGGCTCCGGATCCATCCCGGCCTTGGTCCTCACGTCGTCCTCTGCCGGCGCCAGCTCTACCCCGACTGCTTCCGCCACGGCCTCGGTCGGCCTGCACCACTACAACCTCCAAGAATTAGGGCAGAGCAGAGCTAATTGGGCGACGCCCGGCAGTCATCTTGGGCGATCCCACCCGGAATTTTGGATGACGCCGGTCGacgggtccaatgctagtttcttACAATCAGCAACGGCGGCAGTGCCTCTGGTGTCGAATATGCCGAGATTTGGGTTTAGCGGGCTGGAATTGCCCACCAGTGGCATCAACCCGATGACCTTCGTGCCACTGCTGGGCGGCCAGCGGCAGCCGATGCCGGGACTAGAGTTCTCAGTTTCGCAACATGGGCAAGTTGGGATTTTTAAACCTCAGCCACTGAGTCAATTCTATCAGCATATAGCGCAGGGCAGCGGGAACAGCGCCGGGAGTTATCAGTTGCAGCAGCAAGAACAAGAACAACAACCGTCTCTCACCTCTGATGAAAATTCAGAGGGATCGACGCAATAG
- the LOC103987251 gene encoding transcription factor TCP20-like isoform X2, which translates to MASQPNVDAQLQATVEKGEQRRHLAPKRSSNKDRHTKVEGRGRRVRMPALCAARIFQLTRELGHKTDGETIQWLLQQAEPSIIAATGSGSIPALVLTSSSAGASSTPTASATASVGLHHYNLQELGQSRANWATPGSHLGRSHPEFWMTPVDGSNASFLQSATAAVPLVSNMPRFGFSGLELPTSGINPMTFVPLLGGQRQPMPGLEFSVSQHGQVGIFKPQPLSQFYQHIAQGSGNSAGSYQLQQQEQEQQPSLTSDENSEGSTQ; encoded by the coding sequence ATGGCCTCCCAACCTAACGTGGATGCCCAACTGCAAGCCACAGTAGAGAAGGGGGAGCAAAGGCGGCACCTTGCGCCGAAGCGGAGCTCCAACAAGGACCGCCACACCAAGGTTGAGGGCCGCGGTCGCCGGGTCCGTATGCCCGCCCTATGCGCTGCGCGCATCTTCCAGCTCACCCGCGAGCTCGGGCACAAGACCGACGGCGAGACCATCCAGTGGCTTCTCCAACAGGCGGAGCCCTCCATCATCGCCGCCACGGGCTCCGGATCCATCCCGGCCTTGGTCCTCACGTCGTCCTCTGCCGGCGCCAGCTCTACCCCGACTGCTTCCGCCACGGCCTCGGTCGGCCTGCACCACTACAACCTCCAAGAATTAGGGCAGAGCAGAGCTAATTGGGCGACGCCCGGCAGTCATCTTGGGCGATCCCACCCGGAATTTTGGATGACGCCGGTCGacgggtccaatgctagtttcttACAATCAGCAACGGCGGCAGTGCCTCTGGTGTCGAATATGCCGAGATTTGGGTTTAGCGGGCTGGAATTGCCCACCAGTGGCATCAACCCGATGACCTTCGTGCCACTGCTGGGCGGCCAGCGGCAGCCGATGCCGGGACTAGAGTTCTCAGTTTCGCAACATGGGCAAGTTGGGATTTTTAAACCTCAGCCACTGAGTCAATTCTATCAGCATATAGCGCAGGGCAGCGGGAACAGCGCCGGGAGTTATCAGTTGCAGCAGCAAGAACAAGAACAACAACCGTCTCTCACCTCTGATGAAAATTCAGAGGGATCGACGCAATAG
- the LOC103987255 gene encoding glutamate-1-semialdehyde 2,1-aminomutase, chloroplastic — translation MAGLAGVGLSWRSSTPSLVPLTSTKPSCAGRRVSIAVRNAISVEGKSYTLQKSEEIFNAAKELMPGGVNSPVRAFKSVGGQPIVFDSVKGSHMWDVDGNEYIDYVGSWGPAIIGHADEKVNAALIEALKKGTSFGAPCVLENVLAEMVISAVPSIEMVRFVNSGTEACMGVLRLARAFTGRPKIIKFEGCYHGHADPYLVKAGSGVATLGLPDSPGVPKGATIDTLTSPYNDLETIKSLFDTHKGEIAAVILEPVVGNAGFITPKPDFLNGLREITKQDGALLIFDEVMTGFRLAYGGAQEYFGITPDLTTLGKVIGGGLPVGAYGGRKDIMQMVAPAGPMYQAGTLSGNPLAMTAGIHTLRRLMEPGSYDYLEKISSDLVNGILDAGKRAGHEMCGGSIRGMFGFFFTEGPVYNFQDAKMSDTAKFARFYRGMLEEGVYLAPSQFEAGFTSLAHTSKDIDQTVEAAERVFRRI, via the exons ATGGCGGGCCTCGCAGGCGTTGGGCTCTCGTGGAGGTCATCGACCCCGTCTCTCGTCCCGCTGACGTCCACGAAGCCGTCGTGCGCGGGTCGCCGCGTTTCCATCGCCGTGCGGAACGCCATCTCCGTCGAGGGGAAGAGCTACACGCTCCAGAAATCCGAGGAGATCTTTAACGCCGCCAAG GAATTGATGCCTGGAGGTGTAAATTCTCCTGTTCGAGCCTTCAAATCAGTTGGTGGTCAGCCAATAGTTTTTGATTCTGTTAAAGGTTCTCACATGTGGGATGTTGATGGTAACGAATACATTGACTATGTTGGTTCATGGGGTCCTGCTATCATTGGGCATGCGGATGAGAAG gtGAATGCTGCCTTGATTGAGGCCCTGAAAAAAGGCACAAGCTTTGGTGCTCCCTGTGTGTTAGAGAATGTATTGGCGGAGATGGTCATCTCAGCAGTGCCGAGTATTGAGATGGTTCGCTTTGTAAATTCAGGTACAGAAGCTTGCATGGGTGTTCTCCGCCTTGCACGTGCATTTACTGGCCGACCAAAGATCATCAAGTTTGAAGGCTGTTATCATGGGCATGCTGATCCATACCTTGTCAAGGCTGGCAGTGGGGTTGCCACTCTTGGCCTTCCTGACTCCCCAGGCGTTCCAAAGGGAGCCACGATAGATACTCTAACCTCACCTTACAATGATCTTGAAACCATAAAGAGTCTATTTGACACCCATAAAGGTGAGATTGCTGCTGTTATCCTCGAACCAGTTGTTGGGAATGCTGGCTTCATCACACCAAAACCTGACTTCTTGAATGGCCTCCGTGAAATCACAAAGCAAGATGGTGCTCTCCTCATATTTGATGAGGTGATGACTGGGTTCCGTCTGGCTTATGGTGGGGCTCAAGAATATTTTGGCATTACACCTGATCTAACCACACTTGGAAAAGTCATTGGGGGTGGCCTTCCTGTTGGTGCTTATGGTGGTAGGAAAGACATCATGCAGATGGTTGCACCTGCAGGACCAATGTACCAGGCAGGCACCCTCAGCGGGAATCCATTGGCAATGACTGCTGGCATTCACACTCTTAGAAGGTTGATGGAGCCCGGGTCTTATGATTACCTAGAGAAAATCTCCTCTGATCTTGTTAATGGTATTTTGGATGCTGGAAAGAGAGCCGGTCATGAGATGTGTGGTGGGTCTATCCGTGGAATGTTTGGATTCTTTTTTACGGAGGGACCGGTTTACAATTTCCAGGATGCAAAAATGAGTGACACTGCAAAATTTGCAAGGTTTTATAGGGGAATGTTGGAGGAAGGTGTGTATCTAGCTCCCTCACAGTTCGAGGCGGGATTCACAAGCTTGGCACACACATCTAAAGATATCGACCAAACAGTCGAGGCTGCTGAGAGGGTTTTTCGAAGGATTTAA
- the LOC135582449 gene encoding bidirectional sugar transporter SWEET14-like isoform X3 gives MVYLAPLPTFYRVYRRKSTEGFQSVPYVVALFSAMLWVLYAFLKTDAFLLITINSFGCVIESVYVVLYFTYAPKLAKILTAKLVLVLNVGMFGSILLLTLLLPDGLKRVRVLGWICMCFSVSVFVAPLSIIRLVIRTKSVEFMPFMLSFFLTLSSIVWFAYGCLTKDKFVALPNVLGFAFGLLQMGLYLAFKCMKPTAVEPRLPEHIISISMLGVEVYPIDWKTPEVNDEEKAENGDRKEADTGEEKVEGMAAPHEENEVNHVDV, from the exons ATGGTGTATCTCGCTCCGCT GCCAACGTTCTACAGAGTGTACAGAAGGAAATCTACCGAAGGGTTTCAGTCAGTGCCTTATGTGGTGGCTCTCTTCAGTGCCATGTTGTGGGTCTTGTATGCATTCCTCAAGACCGATGCTTTCCTTCTCATCACCATCAACTCATTTGGGTGTGTCATCGAGTCCGTATACGTAGTATTATACTTCACGTATGCGCCGAAGTTGGCAAAG ATACTTACTGCAAAACTGGTTCTGGTTTTGAACGTCGGCATGTTCGGATCCATTCTTCTGTTGACTCTCCTGCTGCCGGACGGCCTCAAAAGAGTTCGTGTTCTCGGATGGATCTGCATGTGCTTCTCCGTGAGCGTCTTTGTGGCTCCCCTAAGTATCATC AGGCTTGTGATACGAACGAAGAGCGTGGAGTTCATGCCCTTCATGTTGTCATTCTTCCTCACATTGAGCTCAATCGTCTGGTTCGCATATGGTTGTTTAACCAAGGACAAATTCGTTGCG CTACCGAACGTTCTGGGATTCGCGTTTGGGCTCCTGCAAATGGGACTCTACCTAGCTTTCAAGTGCATGAAGCCCACCGCTGTCGAGCCCAGGCTGCCGGAGCACATCATATCGATCTCGATGCTCGGCGTGGAGGTATATCCGATCGATTGGAAGACGCCGGAGGTGAACGATGAAGAGAAAGCAGAGAATGGAGACCGGAAGGAGGCGGATACTGGTGAGGAAAAGGTGGAAGGCATGGCAGCTCCTCATGAGGAGAATGAGGTGAACCATGTTGATGTCTGA
- the LOC135582449 gene encoding bidirectional sugar transporter SWEET14-like isoform X2, whose protein sequence is MMRFLIQLFLILFWINRPTFYRVYRRKSTEGFQSVPYVVALFSAMLWVLYAFLKTDAFLLITINSFGCVIESVYVVLYFTYAPKLAKILTAKLVLVLNVGMFGSILLLTLLLPDGLKRVRVLGWICMCFSVSVFVAPLSIIRLVIRTKSVEFMPFMLSFFLTLSSIVWFAYGCLTKDKFVALPNVLGFAFGLLQMGLYLAFKCMKPTAVEPRLPEHIISISMLGVEVYPIDWKTPEVNDEEKAENGDRKEADTGEEKVEGMAAPHEENEVNHVDV, encoded by the exons ATGATGAGATTTCTAATCCAGCTTTTTCTCATCTTGTTTTGGATCAACAG GCCAACGTTCTACAGAGTGTACAGAAGGAAATCTACCGAAGGGTTTCAGTCAGTGCCTTATGTGGTGGCTCTCTTCAGTGCCATGTTGTGGGTCTTGTATGCATTCCTCAAGACCGATGCTTTCCTTCTCATCACCATCAACTCATTTGGGTGTGTCATCGAGTCCGTATACGTAGTATTATACTTCACGTATGCGCCGAAGTTGGCAAAG ATACTTACTGCAAAACTGGTTCTGGTTTTGAACGTCGGCATGTTCGGATCCATTCTTCTGTTGACTCTCCTGCTGCCGGACGGCCTCAAAAGAGTTCGTGTTCTCGGATGGATCTGCATGTGCTTCTCCGTGAGCGTCTTTGTGGCTCCCCTAAGTATCATC AGGCTTGTGATACGAACGAAGAGCGTGGAGTTCATGCCCTTCATGTTGTCATTCTTCCTCACATTGAGCTCAATCGTCTGGTTCGCATATGGTTGTTTAACCAAGGACAAATTCGTTGCG CTACCGAACGTTCTGGGATTCGCGTTTGGGCTCCTGCAAATGGGACTCTACCTAGCTTTCAAGTGCATGAAGCCCACCGCTGTCGAGCCCAGGCTGCCGGAGCACATCATATCGATCTCGATGCTCGGCGTGGAGGTATATCCGATCGATTGGAAGACGCCGGAGGTGAACGATGAAGAGAAAGCAGAGAATGGAGACCGGAAGGAGGCGGATACTGGTGAGGAAAAGGTGGAAGGCATGGCAGCTCCTCATGAGGAGAATGAGGTGAACCATGTTGATGTCTGA
- the LOC135582449 gene encoding bidirectional sugar transporter SWEET14-like isoform X1: MAGLSLDHPWAFTFGILGNIISFMVYLAPLPTFYRVYRRKSTEGFQSVPYVVALFSAMLWVLYAFLKTDAFLLITINSFGCVIESVYVVLYFTYAPKLAKILTAKLVLVLNVGMFGSILLLTLLLPDGLKRVRVLGWICMCFSVSVFVAPLSIIRLVIRTKSVEFMPFMLSFFLTLSSIVWFAYGCLTKDKFVALPNVLGFAFGLLQMGLYLAFKCMKPTAVEPRLPEHIISISMLGVEVYPIDWKTPEVNDEEKAENGDRKEADTGEEKVEGMAAPHEENEVNHVDV, translated from the exons atgGCGGGGCTCTCCTTGGACCACCCTTGGGCATTCACCTTTGGCATCCTGG GTAACATCATCTCATTCATGGTGTATCTCGCTCCGCT GCCAACGTTCTACAGAGTGTACAGAAGGAAATCTACCGAAGGGTTTCAGTCAGTGCCTTATGTGGTGGCTCTCTTCAGTGCCATGTTGTGGGTCTTGTATGCATTCCTCAAGACCGATGCTTTCCTTCTCATCACCATCAACTCATTTGGGTGTGTCATCGAGTCCGTATACGTAGTATTATACTTCACGTATGCGCCGAAGTTGGCAAAG ATACTTACTGCAAAACTGGTTCTGGTTTTGAACGTCGGCATGTTCGGATCCATTCTTCTGTTGACTCTCCTGCTGCCGGACGGCCTCAAAAGAGTTCGTGTTCTCGGATGGATCTGCATGTGCTTCTCCGTGAGCGTCTTTGTGGCTCCCCTAAGTATCATC AGGCTTGTGATACGAACGAAGAGCGTGGAGTTCATGCCCTTCATGTTGTCATTCTTCCTCACATTGAGCTCAATCGTCTGGTTCGCATATGGTTGTTTAACCAAGGACAAATTCGTTGCG CTACCGAACGTTCTGGGATTCGCGTTTGGGCTCCTGCAAATGGGACTCTACCTAGCTTTCAAGTGCATGAAGCCCACCGCTGTCGAGCCCAGGCTGCCGGAGCACATCATATCGATCTCGATGCTCGGCGTGGAGGTATATCCGATCGATTGGAAGACGCCGGAGGTGAACGATGAAGAGAAAGCAGAGAATGGAGACCGGAAGGAGGCGGATACTGGTGAGGAAAAGGTGGAAGGCATGGCAGCTCCTCATGAGGAGAATGAGGTGAACCATGTTGATGTCTGA
- the LOC135677677 gene encoding uncharacterized protein LOC135677677, with protein MGCTQSRLEPDEEVRSNLQPRAPGRRRIQDLRLRRRPRDRKGSLISSAEVLPESSEAADDLPMPARGTTAGHPASSAPLPSSAEGKKKAGLGPRLGEGGKGKDGAKVDEGEEAPGSPSFRFYFDEPLIDQDSAVTAGEGTDQGKIDEKKEDSLQPRDDTIKSSSMSQEPESKSSKKDKGNRFKALSKGSSVVYNQLMNR; from the exons ATGGGCTGCACCCAATCCCGGCTCGAACCGGACGAGGAGGTCCGCTCCAATCTCCAGCCGCGGGCCCCCGGCCGCCGGCGTATCCAGGACCTCCGCCTACGCCGGAGGCCGCGGGACCGCAAGGGTAGCTTGATCTCCTCCGCCGAGGTCCTCCCGGAGAGCTCCGAGGCAGCGGACGACTTGCCCATGCCGGCGCGGGGAACCACCGCTGGTCATCCTGCCTCCAGCGCCCCGCTGCCATCGTCCGCGGAGGGCAAGAAGAAGGCCGGATTAGGGCCGCGGCTTGGAGAGGGAGGGAAAGGGAAAGACGGTGCGAAGGTGGATGAAGGGGAAGAGGCGCCGGGATCACCGAGCTTTAGGTTTTATTTCGATGAACCGTTGATCGACCAAGACTCGGCCGTGACCGCAGGCGAGGGGACAGACCAAG GGAAGATTGATGAGAAgaaagaagatagtttgcagccaAGGGATGATACCATCAAATCCTCGAGTATGAGCCAG GAACCTGAGAGCAAATCATCCAAGAAGGACAAAGGAAACAGATTTAAGGCTTTGTCAAAGGGATCCAGTGTTGTATATAATCAGTTGATGAATCGATGA
- the LOC103987257 gene encoding probable serine/threonine-protein kinase At1g54610: MGCVVSKRQAPAVAAEKERPPPPHDSPRIPSAPRSDASGWPAWLVAVAGDAIRGWTPRRADCFQKLAKIGSGTYSNVYKARDVETGRVVALKKVRFDAVEPESVRFMAREITVLRRLDHPNVIRLEGLAISRVSSALYLIFEYMEHDLAGLAAAPGVHFTEPQVKCYMKQLLSGLEHCHSRGVLHRDIKGSNLLLDNGGTLKIADFGLASTFDPDRRVPMTSRVVTLWYRAPELLLGATYYGVGVDLWSAGCILAELLLGKPILPGRTEVEQLHKIFKLCGSPSEKYWKKSKLPHATIVKPKQNYKRCIGETFKDFPPSSLSLIDSLLSIEPADRGTATAALNSEFFATEPYACEPSSLPQYPPSKEMDAKLRDEKARRPSAAGRKGNAEATKPRAHNRRRRAVPAPEANAELQVNLERMRLMTRINVTSKSEKFPPPHQDGAVGIPLNDSYKGPSSFTAFDASFASSIFESMEDSRNTLNGLPEAIVNAGKSAARRTSKEGTQKLATSLALRRLVELNRSSKVHRTRGKELEVFGSVK, from the exons ATGGGCTGCGTCGTCAGCAAGCGCCAGGCCCCCGCCGTCGCCGCCGAGAAAGAGCGCCCTCCGCCGCCCCACGACAGCCCCCGCATCCCCTCTGCCCCCCGTTCCGACGCCTCCGGCTGGCCCGCCTGGCTCGTCGCAGTCGCTGGCGACGCCATCCGTGGATGGACGCCCCGCCGAGCTGACTGCTTCCAGAAGCTCGCCAAG ATCGGGTCGGGGACGTATAGCAACGTGTACAAGGCGCGGGACGTGGAGACCGGCCGGGTGGTGGCGCTGAAGAAGGTGCGGTTCGACGCGGTGGAGCCGGAGAGCGTGCGGTTCATGGCGAGGGAGATAACGGTGCTCCGCCGGCTCGACCACCCCAACGTCATCCGGCTAGAAGGCCTCGCCATTTCCCGCGTCTCCTCCGCCCTCTACCTCATCTTCGAGTACATGGAGCACGACCTCGCCGGCCTCGCCGCTGCCCCCGGCGTCCACTTTACGGAGCCCCAG GTGAAATGCTACATGAAGCAATTACTCTCCGGTCTCGAGCATTGCCACAGCCGAGGAGTTCTGCACCGCGACATCAAGGGCTCAAATCTGCTTCTGGACAACGGAGGGACACTCAAGATAGCTGACTTTGGACTTGCTTCCACCTTCGATCCTGACAGAAGAGTGCCCATGACCAGTCGAGTGGTCACCTTGTGGTATCGTGCTCCGGAACTCCTGCTCGGTGCCACATATTATGGTGTTGGTGTCGATCTGTGGAGTGCAGGCTGCATTCTGGCAGAGTTGTTACTGGGGAAGCCCATCTTGCCTGGAAGAACAGAG GTGGAGCAGCTGCACAAAATCTTTAAGCTGTGTGGATCACCTTCGGAAAAGTACTGGAAAAAGTCAAAATTGCCGCATGCTACCATTGTTAAGCCAAAACAAAACTACAAGCGTTGCATCGGAGAAACCTTCAAGGATTTTCCACCTTCTTCCCTCTCTCTCATCGACTCGCTCCTTTCGATTGAGCCAGCCGACAGGGGCACAGCTACTGCTGCTTTGAACAGCGAA TTCTTCGCCACCGAGCCTTACGCATGTGAGCCGTCAAGCTTGCCTCAGTATCCCCCAAGCAAAGAAATGGATGCAAAACTAAGGGATGAGAAGGCCAGAAG GCCGAGTGCTGCGGGTAGGAAAGGCAATGCTGAAGCAACAAAGCCCCGTGCTCATAATCGCCGCAGAAGGGCAGTCCCAGCTCCAGAAGCCAATGCAGAGCTGCAAGTCAACTTGGAA AGAATGAGGCTGATGACTCGCATAAACGTCACAAGCAAAAGCGAGAAGTTCCCGCCACCTCACCAGGATGGAGCTGTAGGGATCCCATTGAATGACTCGTACAAGGGGCCATCATCTTTCACAGCATTTGATGCATCCTTTGCTTCATCAATCTTTGAATCAATGGAAGATTCTCGCAATACATTGAATGGATTACCAGAAGCCATTGTGAATGCTGGTAAAAGCGCTGCCAGAAGAACAAGCAAAGAGGGGACCCAAAAATTGGCCACTTCACTTGCTTTGAGGAGACTGGTGGAGCTCAACAGGAGTAGCAAAGTACATAGGACTAGAGGAAAAGAACTGGAAGTTTTTGGATCTGTCAAATAA